The following DNA comes from Candidatus Desulfofervidus auxilii.
AAAACAATCACTACATCATTATCATCAATAGTAGCTATTGGTTCCTTATTATCTGAAATAATTACTGTTGGTTTTATAAATTCATCTGTTTCTCCACGCTCATATGCATTTTTTACTGCTTCTATAGCACTTTTTGCTAAAAATCCTTTTCCTAATACTATTGCTTCATAAGCCAATTTTATTCTTTCCCAACGATTATCTCTATCCATAGCATAATAACGCCCTGAAACAGTAGCAATTTTCCCTACTCCTATATTCTTAATATTTTCCTCTACATCTTCAATATATTTTAAAGCACTTTTCGGTGGAGTGTCTCTACCGTCTGTGAAAGCATGAATAAATACTTGATTTACCCCTTTTTCTTTTGCCAATTTGCATAGAGCATAAAGATGATCTAACGAACTATGTACTTGCCCATCAGAAACAAGTCCTAAAAGATGAAGTTTTTTTCCTTTTGCCCTTGCCATAGCTTCTAACAAAATCTTATTTTTAAAAAAATTGCCATCTTTAATAGCTTTACTAATACGAGTAACATCCTGATAAACAATTCTTCCAGCCCCTAAATTAAGGTGACCTACTTCAGAATTGCCCATTACTCCTTCTGGTAGACCTACTGCTTCACCATGTGCTTTAAGTGTTGTCCAAGGGTAAGTAGCCATTAAATAATCCATCACAGGTGTATTGGCAAGAGCTACAGCATTTCCTTTTTTTTTAGGATTTAACCCCCAACCATCTAAAATAATAAGAACAACAGGTCCCATTATAAATCCTCTTTTAAATTATATCTTTCTTCCCAGTTTATTCTCGGAGCATCTACCCAAAGACCTTCAAGGTCATAATATTTTCTTACAGGTTCAAAGAAAATATGAATAACTAATTCATCAAAGTCTAAAAGCACCCAATGACCTTGAGCAAAACCTTCTATACCTAATGGTTTATGTCCTTTTTCCTCCATTTTTTTCAAAATTTCTTCAGCAATAGCTTGACTATGCCTATCTGAATTAGCACTCATAATCATAAAATAATCAGCAATATTAGAAAGACCACGCAAATCAAGCAAAACAATTTCAGTAGCCTTTTTTGAAAGAGCTGCTTTTAAACTAATCACATTTTTCATTTCTCCCTCGATAAAGTCCATAAGCATAAATATACTCCTCTACGCTGCTAGGAACAAGGTAACGAATAGATTTTTTCTCCCGAATTAAACGTCTGATGTGAGTTGCTGAAATATTTAAAGAAGATATTGGACAATAATATACAATCTTTCCTGTAGGAAGGTAAAAGCAATTTTTTTCTATTTTAATCTTAGAAAAAAAATAGTTTAAGGTTTCTATCATATATTTTTTAGGAGCTTTACGTGGGATAACAATAAAATGAGTAAGCTGAAAGAGCTTCTCTGGTGTTTTCCAAGTTTTAATACCTAAAAAGGCATCTAGACCAATAATAAAAAACATTTCAATATCTTTTTTTTCACTAATAAGGATTTCTAAAGTATCTACTGTATAAGACTTTCCTGCCCTTTTTCCTTCTATATCTGAAACAAAAAAATAAGGATTATTTGCAATAGCTTTCTTTACCATCTCATATCGGTGAGAAAAATCTACCAATTCTGTTAAAGGTCGATGGGGTGGTATACTAGCAGGTATAAATAAAATTTTATCCAAATTTAATTTTTCTCTAACTTCTTCTGCTGCTCGCAGGTGTCCAACATGAATAGGATTAAAAGTACCCCCAAAAATTCCTAACTTCACTTTAAGTTCTTATCTGTCCCTGTCCAAATACAATAAATTTAGTTGTTGTCAATTCTTCAAGCCCCATTGGCCCATAGGCATGAAGTTTTGAAGTACTAATTCCAATTTCTGCTCCAAGCCCAAGTTGATTACCATCATTAAATCTAGTAGAAGCATTTACCAATACTACTGATGCATCCACTCTTTCTAAAAATTCCCAAGCCCTAGCGTAATCTTCAGTAATAATAGCTTCAGTATGATTTGAACCATAACGGGAAATGTGCGCTATAGCTTCTTCCATGCTTGTTACTACTTTTACTGCTAAAATTAAATCTAAATATTCAGCTGGCCAATCTTCTTCTTTAGCAGGTTTTGCTGAAGGGAAAATAGTACAAGTTTTGGGACATCCTCGAATCTCTACTCCTGCTTCAGAAAAACGTTTTAACATTACTGGTAAAAACTTCTCTGCTATACTTTCATGTACAAGCATAGTTTCCATTGCATTACATACACCAGGTCTTTGTACTTTAGCATTAAAACAAATCTCTTCTGCTTTTTTCAAATCAGCTTTATCATCTACATATACATGACATACTCCTTTATAATGTTTAAGCACAGGTATCTTAGCATGTTCTGTCACAAATCTAATAAGTCCTTCTCCTCCACGTGGAATAATTAAATCGATATAATTTTCCATTTCAAGTAATACTAAAATAGCTTCTCTATCAGTAATAGGAACAACTTGAATTGCCGCTTCTGGTAAACCTAATTTTTTTAAAGCATCACTCATAATTTTACCTAAACACAAATTTGAATTAATAGCTTCAGAACCACCTCTTAAAATAACAGTATTACCTGCTTTTAGACATAAAGCCGCTGCTTCAATTGTTGCATCAGGCCGAGCTTCATATACCATAGCAATCACACCTAAAGGAATACGCATTTTCCCTACTTTTAATCCATTTGGACGTTGCCACATTTTAACAATATTACCTACTGGATCAGGGAGAGCAATAACCTCTTTTAAATTGTTAATCATACCTTCTATTCTTTTTTCATTAAGTGTAA
Coding sequences within:
- the rsfS gene encoding ribosome silencing factor, with amino-acid sequence MKNVISLKAALSKKATEIVLLDLRGLSNIADYFMIMSANSDRHSQAIAEEILKKMEEKGHKPLGIEGFAQGHWVLLDFDELVIHIFFEPVRKYYDLEGLWVDAPRINWEERYNLKEDL
- the nadD gene encoding nicotinate-nucleotide adenylyltransferase, coding for MKLGIFGGTFNPIHVGHLRAAEEVREKLNLDKILFIPASIPPHRPLTELVDFSHRYEMVKKAIANNPYFFVSDIEGKRAGKSYTVDTLEILISEKKDIEMFFIIGLDAFLGIKTWKTPEKLFQLTHFIVIPRKAPKKYMIETLNYFFSKIKIEKNCFYLPTGKIVYYCPISSLNISATHIRRLIREKKSIRYLVPSSVEEYIYAYGLYRGRNEKCD
- a CDS encoding glutamate-5-semialdehyde dehydrogenase, coding for MEIREKILQMAKASKKAAEILARANTNIKNAVLEEIAQGLKTNMSNLLEANAKDISFAKEKGLSKAMIDRLTLNEKRIEGMINNLKEVIALPDPVGNIVKMWQRPNGLKVGKMRIPLGVIAMVYEARPDATIEAAALCLKAGNTVILRGGSEAINSNLCLGKIMSDALKKLGLPEAAIQVVPITDREAILVLLEMENYIDLIIPRGGEGLIRFVTEHAKIPVLKHYKGVCHVYVDDKADLKKAEEICFNAKVQRPGVCNAMETMLVHESIAEKFLPVMLKRFSEAGVEIRGCPKTCTIFPSAKPAKEEDWPAEYLDLILAVKVVTSMEEAIAHISRYGSNHTEAIITEDYARAWEFLERVDASVVLVNASTRFNDGNQLGLGAEIGISTSKLHAYGPMGLEELTTTKFIVFGQGQIRT